GGCCGCCTTTGAAAAAGCTTTTGATCCAAAATTGAAGATTGTGACGGTTGGCAAGCCAACCCAAGAGTTCGATTCACCGGAAGCATACTACAAATACTGGCAAGAGGTAGAAGCTGCTTTTTATTTTAAGCACATGAGTGAGTTTATTAAGGACTTAGAAAAATAAATTTTGTATATCAGGTTGTAAGGGTGGTTATGAAATCGAATGGTTTAAAGCTGGAGATTTTATGAAGCACCCGGATAAAAGAACGCATCAGTAGCAAAAAATGAAAACAAAGTAGTATTGCTAAGAAAGAAATACTTTTCTGTGTAAACGTTTGCGCAGCAAAGTTTGATAGTGGCGATGCAAATTCTTGCTATCTTTTCACAATTACCAGGCAACCTGGTTGGTACATTTGATCTATGCGGTTGATTCTTCTTTTGTTTATTGTGGTCTTTGGTTCGCATCGTACTGTTGAATGGAAACGCTTTGCCATTGCGGGTACTGCACAAGGCACTACTTATTCCATTATTTATTATAACAACGATAGTGTGGTAACCAAAGCACTGATCGACCTGGAGTTAATGAAACTTGACAGTTCACTTTCATTGTATAAACCTTATTCACACATCAATCAATTCAACAATTCTGTAAAGGGAATTCGCCTTGACAAGCATCTGTTGCAGGTTGTTGAAAAATCAATTGCTACTTATAACGAAACAAACGGTTTGTTTGACATTACGGTGCAGCCATTGGTTCATGCCTGGGGTTTTGGTGTTACAAAAACAACTACAGTTCCTGATGAGGCAACGATTAAAACCATTCTTCCCTGCGTTAATACAAAGTTGTTGCAGTTGAAAGGAAGCAAGTTGAGTAAGGCTAAGCCTTGTGTGAAAATAGACCTCAACGGAATTGCACAAGGTTATTCAGTGGATATGTTGGCTGCATTGCTGGAAAAATATGGAGTGAAAAATTATGTTGTTGAGTTGGGTGGAGAAATAAGAGTGAAAGGAAGGAAACAACCTTCAGGTGAAAAAATGAAGATTGGTATTGAGTCTCCCAATGAAGATGCGTTTGAAAATCATCCCTTGCAAAAAGTCATTGAACTGGATGCAGGCGCTATCACCACTTCGGGGAGTTACCGCAAGTATTATGAAAGTAAAGGACAAAAGATCACCCACCTCATTAACCCCAAAACAGGATATCCGCAAAAGAATGAACTCATTAGTGTAACGGTGTTTGCAAAAAACGCAATAACAGCCGATGCTTTTGATAATGCACTTATGCTGATGGGTTTAACACAAGCCTTAGAATTTGTTGAGAGGCGGAAAGACCTTGCCGCATATTTTGTTTATAAGAATGCCGATGGAAATATTGCAGATACTGCAAGTTCTGCTTTTTTAAAACTGATGATGAAATGTGAAAAGTAATTTCAGACTCAGAATAATGATACCTATAAAAGCAAATAAGGAACGTTTTAGCACGTTAAACCCCGCCATTTGTTAAAAGCGGCGAAACGCTTGCAACTGAGGCCAACTATAATTATTTTTAACCATTAAATTAAATACAGCTTCCTCTGCTCAACTGCTCCTGTTTACCCTGCCAAACCTCGTGAAAGCTTCCTTAGTAAATTGGCGACTCTATGAATTGTTTACTGGTGCAGTATTTACGTCATTCATCTTATTATGCGCAGCATTTGGTTTATAATAATATTAATCTAAAACATCTATTATGAATAACATTGCTATTTTTAATAAAGTCATGAAAAACTTCACATGGTTTATCATCACACTGTTAGGCTTATCATGCAAGCGTGATGCAGCACCCGTTATTGAATCATCCGGAAAAATGGATATTCTTTCGTTT
The DNA window shown above is from Lacibacter sp. H375 and carries:
- a CDS encoding FAD:protein FMN transferase, which produces MRLILLLFIVVFGSHRTVEWKRFAIAGTAQGTTYSIIYYNNDSVVTKALIDLELMKLDSSLSLYKPYSHINQFNNSVKGIRLDKHLLQVVEKSIATYNETNGLFDITVQPLVHAWGFGVTKTTTVPDEATIKTILPCVNTKLLQLKGSKLSKAKPCVKIDLNGIAQGYSVDMLAALLEKYGVKNYVVELGGEIRVKGRKQPSGEKMKIGIESPNEDAFENHPLQKVIELDAGAITTSGSYRKYYESKGQKITHLINPKTGYPQKNELISVTVFAKNAITADAFDNALMLMGLTQALEFVERRKDLAAYFVYKNADGNIADTASSAFLKLMMKCEK